A genome region from Natronobeatus ordinarius includes the following:
- a CDS encoding branched-chain amino acid transaminase, with protein MSFDEMDVDTIWMDGEFVDWDDAQIHVLTHGLHYGTGIFEGARCYDTEEGPAIFRWDEHVERLFQSAKPYEMEIDHEPEELTEATAELIRRQELPSCYIRPIVFYGYDSLGISPGGCPTRTAIAVWPWGSYLGEDALENGIDVMVSSWRKHASSQIPTNAKTTGLYVNSLLAGEEARRHGYAEAIVLNKEGNVAEGPGENLFLVRDDELYTPGLSESILDGITRDTAITLARDLGYTVHDNVSISRGELNTADELFFTGSAAEVTPIRKVDNVVIGDGSRGPVTEEIQSTFFEVVERRTDEYDEWFTYV; from the coding sequence ATGAGCTTCGACGAGATGGACGTCGACACGATCTGGATGGATGGCGAGTTCGTCGACTGGGACGACGCGCAGATCCACGTGCTCACCCACGGACTTCACTACGGCACCGGGATCTTCGAGGGGGCGCGGTGTTACGACACCGAGGAGGGGCCGGCGATCTTCCGCTGGGACGAACACGTCGAGCGTCTCTTCCAGTCCGCAAAGCCCTACGAGATGGAGATCGACCACGAGCCCGAGGAACTCACCGAGGCGACGGCCGAACTCATCCGCCGCCAGGAGCTTCCCTCCTGTTACATCCGGCCGATCGTCTTCTACGGCTACGACAGCCTGGGAATCAGCCCGGGTGGCTGTCCCACTCGAACCGCCATCGCCGTCTGGCCCTGGGGGAGCTACCTCGGCGAGGACGCCTTAGAGAACGGCATCGACGTGATGGTTTCGTCCTGGCGAAAGCACGCCTCGAGCCAGATCCCGACGAACGCGAAGACGACGGGGCTGTACGTCAACAGCTTACTGGCCGGCGAGGAAGCCCGCCGGCACGGCTACGCGGAGGCGATCGTCCTCAACAAGGAGGGCAACGTCGCCGAGGGACCGGGTGAGAACCTCTTCCTGGTGCGAGACGACGAGCTCTACACGCCTGGGCTCTCGGAGTCGATCCTCGACGGGATCACCCGCGACACGGCCATCACGCTCGCGCGCGACCTCGGATACACCGTCCACGACAACGTCTCGATCTCTCGCGGTGAGCTCAACACCGCCGACGAGCTCTTTTTCACCGGCTCCGCAGCGGAAGTGACGCCGATCCGTAAGGTCGACAACGTCGTCATCGGCGACGGGTCGCGTGGCCCGGTCACCGAAGAGATCCAGTCGACGTTCTTCGAAGTCGTCGAGCGTCGCACCGACGAGTACGACGAGTGGTTCACCTACGTCTGA
- the arsN2 gene encoding arsenic resistance N-acetyltransferase ArsN2, with product MAPDVELRPAERGDREYVESTLERCGLPTADLETALEHLFVCSADGRRIGVGGLEPCAEYALLRSVAVEPSARGEGYGTAITERLLEHAREDGFSTTYLLTTTAADFFADRGFEPVDRAAVPEPVCRTEEFTDICPSTAMCMRHDLE from the coding sequence GTGGCCCCCGACGTCGAGCTCCGACCGGCAGAACGGGGCGACCGCGAGTACGTCGAGTCGACCCTCGAGCGCTGTGGGCTGCCGACGGCAGACCTCGAGACGGCCCTCGAGCACCTGTTCGTCTGTTCGGCCGACGGTCGTCGAATCGGCGTCGGCGGCCTGGAGCCCTGTGCGGAGTACGCGCTCCTTCGGTCGGTCGCCGTCGAGCCGTCGGCGCGAGGGGAGGGCTACGGGACGGCGATCACCGAACGGTTGCTCGAGCACGCACGCGAGGACGGCTTCTCGACGACGTACCTGCTGACGACGACGGCCGCGGACTTTTTCGCCGACCGCGGGTTCGAGCCGGTCGATCGAGCCGCCGTTCCCGAGCCGGTCTGCCGTACCGAGGAGTTCACCGACATCTGCCCGTCGACGGCCATGTGTATGCGTCACGACCTCGAGTGA
- the ribB gene encoding 3,4-dihydroxy-2-butanone-4-phosphate synthase encodes MSEITDMTGRSTGVSAFDRALDSLAAGEPILVHDAADREGETDLIYHADAVVPEAVTRLRNDAGGLICVALGHDVADAFDLPFFTEAVDHPATDGHDLGYDERSSFSFTVNHRDTYTGITDNDRSLTIRALADAAATPGSTAFDEEFRVPGHVHVLKGAPKLLAQREGHTELALALADAAELPPAVVVCEMLDDETGEALTPGAARSYANRHDLTYLEGATVLERLG; translated from the coding sequence ATGTCGGAGATCACTGATATGACCGGCCGATCCACCGGCGTCTCGGCGTTCGACCGCGCGCTCGACTCGCTCGCCGCCGGCGAACCGATTCTCGTCCACGACGCAGCCGACCGCGAGGGTGAGACGGATCTCATCTACCACGCGGATGCTGTCGTTCCCGAGGCCGTCACTCGGCTGCGAAACGACGCGGGCGGGCTGATCTGCGTCGCCCTCGGCCACGACGTCGCCGACGCGTTCGACCTCCCCTTTTTCACCGAGGCCGTCGATCACCCCGCGACGGACGGTCACGACCTCGGCTACGACGAACGCTCCTCGTTCTCGTTCACCGTCAACCACCGCGACACCTACACGGGAATCACCGACAACGACCGCTCGCTGACCATCCGCGCGCTGGCCGACGCCGCCGCGACCCCCGGCTCGACCGCGTTCGACGAGGAGTTTCGCGTTCCCGGCCACGTCCACGTCCTCAAGGGCGCGCCGAAGCTGCTCGCCCAGCGCGAAGGCCACACCGAACTCGCCCTCGCCCTCGCCGACGCCGCCGAATTGCCACCCGCCGTCGTCGTCTGTGAGATGCTCGACGACGAAACCGGCGAGGCGCTCACCCCTGGCGCAGCCCGGTCCTACGCCAACCGACACGACCTCACCTACCTCGAGGGCGCGACCGTCCTCGAGCGGCTGGGGTAG
- a CDS encoding CTP-dependent riboflavin kinase produces MSTTATSAVGQAELAVLKLLAIEGGLSGDLKISCSALADQLDASNQTASRRLQRLESATLLERDTVSDGQWVAITDAGERALRAEYEDYRRIFEDGSEIELEGTVTGGMGEGRHYISLPGYNRQFEDRLGYEPYPGTLNVDLLEESVRRRSAVSSLEPVPIDGWEDDERTYGPAVCYPATLETADGECYEGAHTIEPERTHHDDDKLEVIAPAKLRDELDLSDDDHLTIYVGDH; encoded by the coding sequence ATGTCGACCACAGCGACGTCGGCCGTCGGGCAGGCCGAGCTCGCCGTTCTCAAGTTGCTCGCCATCGAGGGCGGACTCTCGGGTGATCTCAAAATCTCCTGTTCGGCGCTCGCCGACCAGCTCGACGCGTCGAACCAGACCGCCTCGCGCCGCCTCCAGCGCCTCGAGAGCGCGACGCTCCTCGAGCGCGATACGGTCAGCGACGGACAGTGGGTGGCCATCACCGACGCGGGCGAACGTGCGCTCCGCGCCGAGTACGAGGACTACCGCCGAATCTTCGAGGACGGGTCGGAGATCGAACTCGAAGGGACGGTCACCGGCGGGATGGGCGAGGGCCGACACTACATCTCGCTTCCCGGCTACAACCGCCAGTTCGAGGATCGCCTCGGCTACGAACCCTACCCGGGGACGCTCAACGTCGACCTGCTCGAGGAGAGCGTCCGCCGTCGGAGCGCCGTTTCCTCGCTCGAGCCGGTGCCGATCGACGGCTGGGAGGACGATGAACGGACCTACGGCCCGGCCGTCTGCTACCCGGCGACGCTCGAGACAGCCGACGGCGAGTGCTACGAGGGTGCACACACGATCGAGCCCGAACGCACCCACCACGACGACGACAAACTCGAGGTCATCGCACCGGCGAAACTCCGGGACGAACTCGACCTCAGCGACGACGACCACCTCACCATCTATGTCGGAGATCACTGA
- a CDS encoding CopD family protein yields the protein MAEFIVSAVFQIAHLVFAAIWAGSVFYVALVVLPLARDGTFNSTKPLEGISSKLTTISRVSAVVLFVTGGHMAGTRYTIGDNGGADLFASTNGQLVLVMLALWLVMAALVEVGAKRLESGLTGKKLREPARDALPLFRAAAVAGVVLFVVAGLITTGLATRYV from the coding sequence ATGGCCGAATTCATCGTCTCTGCAGTCTTCCAGATCGCGCACCTGGTGTTCGCCGCGATCTGGGCCGGAAGCGTGTTCTACGTCGCACTCGTCGTCCTGCCACTTGCCCGGGACGGAACGTTCAACTCGACGAAGCCGCTCGAGGGTATATCCAGCAAGCTCACCACCATCTCGCGAGTGAGCGCGGTCGTGCTCTTCGTGACCGGCGGTCACATGGCCGGTACGCGCTACACGATCGGTGACAACGGTGGCGCCGACCTCTTTGCGTCGACGAACGGCCAACTCGTTCTCGTGATGCTCGCGCTCTGGCTCGTCATGGCTGCGCTGGTCGAGGTCGGGGCCAAGCGACTCGAGTCCGGACTCACCGGGAAGAAGCTCCGCGAGCCGGCCCGGGATGCGCTCCCGCTGTTTCGGGCTGCGGCCGTCGCCGGCGTCGTCCTGTTCGTCGTCGCGGGACTGATCACGACGGGACTGGCAACGCGGTACGTTTGA
- a CDS encoding TRAM domain-containing protein, translating into MPNCPLADECPSFSERIAGMGCQHYGDRGGKEWCNHYSQPIQDLKTQPVKAGEEVIIDVEDIHESGAGVGRTEDGFIVMVDGVLPEARARVEITRVHSNHARAEELERLPMDPEDDADDEEEPADADRRRGRERLGSRENFWGS; encoded by the coding sequence ATGCCAAATTGTCCACTCGCGGACGAGTGCCCGAGTTTTTCCGAGCGCATTGCCGGGATGGGTTGTCAACACTATGGCGACCGGGGTGGCAAGGAGTGGTGCAATCATTACAGTCAGCCGATTCAGGACCTGAAGACCCAGCCGGTCAAAGCCGGCGAAGAGGTTATCATCGACGTCGAGGACATCCACGAGAGCGGGGCCGGCGTCGGCCGCACCGAAGACGGATTCATCGTGATGGTCGACGGCGTCCTTCCCGAAGCCCGCGCCCGCGTCGAGATCACGCGGGTTCACAGCAACCACGCCCGGGCGGAGGAACTCGAGCGCTTGCCGATGGACCCCGAGGACGACGCTGACGACGAGGAGGAACCGGCCGACGCGGACCGGCGGCGCGGGCGTGAACGCCTCGGGAGCCGCGAGAACTTCTGGGGCTCCTGA
- a CDS encoding electron transfer flavoprotein subunit beta/FixA family protein — translation MKVLVTVKEVATVDDEFEIAGTEIDDRFLGADLNEWDEYALEEAVQLTEDGVADEVVTVTIGPEDAEQTIRQALAKGADRAIRVWDDALADVDLLDVGAKTAILEAVVAEEEPDLVLTGVQTGDDSFGATGVALAADLGVQWAAVVNELELDADAGVASVHRELEGGVEELTDVELPAVLSIQTGINEPRYASLRGIRQAQRKELAAKTLADLGLEDDDVAAELTLTDMYEPETETDVTIFEGDASDTAGQLADLLRDKGVAQ, via the coding sequence ATGAAAGTTCTCGTAACGGTCAAGGAGGTCGCGACCGTCGACGACGAGTTCGAGATCGCCGGGACCGAGATCGACGACCGGTTCCTGGGGGCGGACCTGAACGAGTGGGACGAGTACGCCCTCGAGGAGGCCGTCCAGCTGACAGAAGACGGCGTCGCCGACGAGGTCGTCACCGTCACCATCGGCCCCGAAGACGCCGAACAGACCATCCGCCAGGCGCTCGCGAAGGGCGCCGACCGCGCCATCCGGGTGTGGGACGACGCTCTCGCCGACGTCGACTTACTCGACGTCGGCGCGAAGACGGCGATCCTCGAGGCGGTCGTCGCCGAGGAAGAGCCCGACCTCGTGCTGACGGGCGTCCAGACGGGTGACGACAGCTTCGGGGCGACGGGCGTCGCGCTGGCTGCCGACCTCGGCGTCCAGTGGGCCGCCGTCGTCAACGAGCTCGAGCTCGACGCCGACGCCGGTGTCGCCTCGGTCCACCGCGAACTCGAGGGCGGCGTCGAGGAGCTCACCGACGTCGAGCTGCCGGCCGTCCTCTCGATCCAGACGGGGATCAACGAGCCCCGCTACGCCAGCCTCCGGGGCATCCGCCAGGCCCAGCGCAAGGAGCTCGCCGCGAAGACGCTCGCCGACCTCGGCCTCGAGGACGACGACGTCGCCGCCGAACTGACGCTCACCGACATGTACGAGCCCGAGACCGAAACCGACGTGACGATCTTCGAGGGCGACGCCAGCGATACCGCCGGGCAACTCGCTGACCTGCTTCGCGACAAGGGGGTGGCACAATGA
- a CDS encoding electron transfer flavoprotein subunit alpha/FixB family protein, translating to MTDVLAVADHRRGELRDVSYELVSAGRELADAAGGELHLAVISGPVEEYAEKLNREGVDAVHTVSHGEEFNHDVYTQAISQLVDALEPGFVLAPNSVNGLDYAPAVATQLDRPLVTDVVGVAVDGDTLEATREMYGGKVETTVEVDAADGAVVTIREAEWPPAEGTGDAAIEAFDAAIDEAAVGSTVTGFEEVAGGDVDIADAEVLVSVGRGIEDEENLELVEELADAMGATLSSSRPIVDAGWLPPNRQVGQSGKVVTPEVYIAVGISGAVQHVAGMKGSETIVAINTDPNAPIMDIADYAIHDDLFDVVPALIEQFQ from the coding sequence ATGACCGACGTGCTCGCGGTTGCCGACCACCGCCGCGGCGAACTGCGCGACGTCAGCTACGAACTCGTCTCTGCGGGTCGCGAACTCGCCGACGCCGCCGGCGGCGAGCTCCACCTCGCGGTGATCAGTGGCCCCGTCGAGGAGTACGCCGAGAAACTCAACCGCGAGGGCGTCGACGCCGTCCACACCGTTTCCCACGGCGAGGAGTTCAACCACGACGTCTACACCCAGGCCATCTCCCAGCTCGTCGACGCACTCGAGCCAGGGTTCGTCCTCGCGCCCAACAGCGTCAACGGGCTCGACTACGCCCCCGCGGTCGCCACCCAGCTCGACCGCCCGCTGGTGACCGACGTCGTCGGCGTCGCCGTCGACGGTGACACCCTCGAAGCGACCCGCGAGATGTACGGTGGCAAAGTCGAGACGACCGTCGAGGTCGACGCCGCCGACGGCGCCGTCGTGACGATCCGCGAGGCCGAGTGGCCGCCCGCCGAGGGCACCGGCGACGCCGCGATCGAGGCGTTCGACGCCGCGATCGACGAGGCCGCCGTCGGCTCGACCGTCACCGGCTTCGAGGAGGTCGCCGGCGGCGACGTCGACATCGCCGACGCCGAAGTCCTCGTCTCCGTCGGCCGTGGCATCGAAGACGAGGAGAACCTCGAGCTGGTCGAAGAGCTCGCCGACGCGATGGGCGCGACGCTCTCCTCGTCGCGACCGATCGTCGACGCAGGCTGGCTGCCGCCGAACCGCCAGGTCGGCCAGTCCGGCAAGGTCGTCACCCCCGAAGTCTACATCGCCGTCGGCATCTCCGGCGCCGTCCAGCACGTCGCCGGCATGAAAGGCTCCGAGACGATCGTCGCGATCAACACCGATCCGAACGCCCCGATCATGGACATCGCCGACTACGCCATCCACGACGACCTCTTCGACGTCGTCCCGGCGCTGATCGAGCAGTTCCAGTAG
- a CDS encoding cupin domain-containing protein: MRKVSIDGVPPEPADEYHSDRRPLSEPLNTSDVAITRYVLEPGERFSGSVHAHVDQEEVFVVLEGEATFETEDGEVVVGEDEAVRFGPGEFQTGANDGDEPVVALALGAPRETNDIRISRIPVLGDRDVACSDCGHDHMRVPTGAESGLVCPACGATLVVEEPT; this comes from the coding sequence ATGCGGAAGGTTTCGATCGACGGCGTTCCGCCGGAGCCGGCAGACGAGTACCACTCAGACCGACGGCCGCTGTCCGAACCGTTGAACACGTCGGACGTCGCGATCACTCGCTACGTACTCGAGCCCGGCGAACGGTTCAGCGGCTCGGTCCACGCCCACGTGGATCAGGAGGAGGTGTTCGTCGTCCTCGAGGGGGAAGCGACGTTCGAGACCGAGGATGGCGAGGTCGTCGTCGGCGAGGACGAGGCGGTCCGATTCGGACCCGGTGAGTTCCAGACGGGTGCCAACGACGGGGACGAGCCGGTCGTGGCGCTCGCGCTCGGTGCACCCCGCGAGACGAACGACATCCGGATCTCGCGGATTCCAGTCCTCGGGGACCGGGACGTCGCGTGTTCCGACTGTGGTCACGACCATATGCGGGTTCCGACGGGAGCGGAATCCGGGCTCGTCTGTCCGGCGTGTGGGGCGACCCTCGTCGTGGAGGAGCCGACCTGA
- a CDS encoding polyprenyl synthetase family protein, with protein sequence MELLERRRALIEERLVAVVDGVEPEPLRDEVRHVVLSGGKRVRPTVTVLACETVGGSAEDAVDFGVGIELVHTASLVVDDIIDRSELRRGTTSAWAEFGHGPAIVTSDGLLGEAFALFSSDPKATQVVAESMVELGVGEATELSAKPATEEEYMTLARRKTGALFRAAAELGAIAAGSDAFTVEALGEYAERVGIAFQIRDDVLDTVADPRALGKPTGIDAEMERPSLVQVTDLTPEEATDRARAEADRAIDALETVDVVDTTARDYLLELAEFVVERER encoded by the coding sequence ATGGAACTTCTGGAGCGCCGTCGGGCGCTGATCGAAGAGCGGCTCGTCGCCGTGGTCGACGGCGTCGAACCCGAGCCGCTCAGAGACGAAGTTCGACACGTCGTGCTTTCTGGGGGAAAGCGGGTTCGACCGACGGTAACGGTGCTCGCCTGTGAAACCGTCGGGGGGTCGGCCGAGGACGCCGTCGACTTCGGCGTCGGAATCGAACTCGTCCACACGGCCTCGCTCGTCGTCGACGACATCATCGACCGCTCTGAGCTGCGCCGCGGGACGACCAGCGCGTGGGCCGAATTCGGCCACGGGCCGGCGATCGTCACGAGCGATGGGCTTCTCGGGGAGGCGTTCGCGCTCTTCTCCTCGGATCCGAAAGCCACGCAGGTCGTCGCCGAGTCGATGGTCGAACTCGGCGTCGGCGAGGCCACCGAACTCTCGGCGAAGCCGGCCACCGAGGAGGAGTACATGACGCTCGCTCGCCGGAAGACCGGCGCGCTCTTTCGGGCGGCGGCCGAACTCGGCGCGATCGCGGCCGGCTCCGACGCCTTCACCGTCGAAGCCCTCGGCGAGTACGCCGAGCGCGTCGGCATCGCCTTCCAGATCCGCGACGACGTGCTCGATACGGTCGCCGACCCGAGGGCGCTCGGCAAGCCGACCGGCATCGACGCGGAGATGGAACGACCGTCGCTCGTCCAGGTGACCGATCTCACGCCCGAGGAAGCGACCGACCGCGCCCGAGCGGAGGCCGACCGCGCCATCGACGCCCTCGAGACCGTCGACGTGGTCGACACCACGGCGCGGGACTACCTGCTCGAGCTCGCCGAGTTCGTCGTCGAACGGGAACGATAG
- a CDS encoding DUF373 family protein has product MLLVLCVDLDDDLGRKTGFSTPVVGREAVEEAAVALATADPEDSDVNVIFQGLHVYDDLETRNESVEVAVVTGNDGSDVSANREVGEEVDTVLATLSTGEDVSALVVTDGAQDESVIPVIRSRVPIDGVRRVVVRQAQDLESMYYTIKQVLDDPETRGTILIPMGILLLIYPLALIGTLLELPGLVLGTTSALLGLYLISRGLGLGERIDTAAEQARRSLYAGRMTLIAYVVAAALLILGGVSGVNTLEHHQTAADGPLDIPIVLAALVYGSIQWFAAAGVTTSLGQITDEYIAGRLEWRYLNAPFYVVAIAVVLHAVSAFFLGEVSIAYVATALTAGTLLGIASTLAFAIAESHFTEDGTRRAEGA; this is encoded by the coding sequence ATGCTGCTGGTCCTCTGTGTCGACCTCGACGACGATCTCGGCCGCAAAACCGGCTTCTCGACGCCGGTCGTCGGCCGCGAGGCGGTCGAGGAGGCAGCCGTGGCGCTGGCGACCGCCGATCCGGAGGATTCGGACGTCAACGTCATCTTCCAGGGGCTGCACGTCTACGACGACCTCGAGACGCGCAACGAGAGCGTCGAGGTCGCCGTCGTCACCGGCAACGACGGCTCCGACGTCAGCGCCAATCGCGAAGTCGGGGAGGAGGTCGACACGGTCCTCGCAACGCTCTCGACGGGCGAGGACGTCAGCGCCCTCGTCGTCACCGACGGCGCACAGGACGAGTCCGTCATCCCCGTCATCCGCTCTCGCGTCCCCATCGACGGCGTCCGCCGCGTCGTCGTCCGACAGGCACAGGACTTAGAGTCGATGTACTACACGATCAAGCAGGTGCTCGACGACCCCGAGACGCGGGGGACGATCCTCATCCCGATGGGCATCCTGTTGCTCATCTACCCACTCGCCCTGATCGGCACGCTGCTCGAACTCCCCGGCCTCGTCCTCGGGACGACCTCCGCGCTGCTCGGCCTCTACCTCATCTCCCGCGGACTCGGCCTCGGCGAACGGATCGACACGGCCGCCGAACAAGCCCGTCGATCGCTGTACGCCGGTCGGATGACGCTGATCGCCTACGTCGTCGCCGCGGCGTTGCTCATCCTCGGCGGCGTCAGCGGCGTGAACACCCTCGAGCACCACCAGACGGCCGCCGACGGCCCGCTCGACATCCCGATCGTACTCGCGGCGCTCGTCTACGGCTCGATCCAGTGGTTCGCCGCCGCCGGCGTCACCACCAGCCTCGGCCAGATCACCGACGAGTACATCGCCGGCCGCCTCGAGTGGCGCTATCTCAACGCTCCCTTCTACGTCGTCGCGATCGCAGTCGTTCTGCACGCCGTGAGCGCCTTCTTCCTCGGCGAGGTCTCCATCGCGTACGTCGCGACCGCGCTGACCGCCGGGACGCTGCTGGGGATCGCGAGCACGCTCGCGTTCGCCATCGCCGAGTCACACTTCACCGAGGACGGAACCCGGCGGGCGGAAGGCGCGTGA
- a CDS encoding calcium-binding protein, producing the protein MRDEGHKQAAESTRKWTKTGARAAGLAVGTGAAVSTPGAIAAATEYETVVIQAQHYRPDVDFDVLAQFGTLARDTFFEHYDDVDAFDDPSDWEVYAIRIDDDGPGIQLGYLLIEPNDDDEPEPGDSGTMPETASFWNLELNLLELDDVDI; encoded by the coding sequence ATGAGAGACGAAGGGCACAAACAGGCAGCGGAGTCGACTCGAAAGTGGACGAAGACTGGAGCGCGCGCGGCGGGCCTTGCAGTCGGCACCGGGGCGGCGGTAAGCACCCCGGGAGCGATCGCGGCGGCAACGGAGTACGAGACCGTCGTGATACAGGCCCAACACTACCGTCCGGACGTGGATTTCGACGTCCTGGCACAGTTCGGGACGTTGGCGAGGGATACGTTCTTCGAGCACTACGACGACGTGGACGCGTTCGACGACCCGAGCGACTGGGAGGTGTACGCGATCCGTATCGACGACGATGGGCCGGGCATCCAACTGGGATACCTGCTGATCGAACCCAACGACGACGACGAGCCGGAGCCAGGGGATTCCGGGACGATGCCCGAGACCGCGTCCTTCTGGAACCTCGAGCTGAACCTGCTCGAGCTCGACGACGTCGACATCTAG
- a CDS encoding glycoside hydrolase family 15 protein translates to MDSAYPPIDDYGIIGNDNRCALVSRDGSIDWCCFPHLESPSVFAAILDADDGGRFAVSPTDEYDASHAYLEETNVLETTFETDSGRVTMTDFMPVTDGPQPYEGFQQSVYRKLEGTSGSVSLDVRFEPQFDYGRESTAVKTAGRDELVASAAGEHLHLHLPEDVSAECAAGQATTTLSVEEGETAWLCLQYEHSQRLPHAEREELLSETVAYWRDWLETCAQSAGDFFSFEEGWRDALVRSTLVLKLLIHEETGAIPAAATTSLPEELGGELNWDYRYNWIRDAKFTVQALYNVGQAEEAERYFDWFREIGHEEPAEIQPLYGLHSETNIGEEFLEHLAGYRDSQPVRIGNAAAKQEQLDVYGTIVQGIYETVRYEDGLSTYDWESIHALADYVCAHWDERDAGIWEFRDDPRHYVHSKLLCWVALDRAIQLAEEYDRDGPLERWEREREAIRAELLERGYEESIGSFVQHYDTEEALDATALLIPLYDFLPPDDERVQSTIDTVRSELTTDEGLVYRFANSEARPREPGGFLLCSFWLVDALVVSGRLEEAEELFESVLEFTSPLGLLSEMGRPDGTLLGNYPQAFSHIGLLNSALYLASATDDAQTLRVEALGDGAQAPLFRRHDS, encoded by the coding sequence ATGGACTCAGCATATCCGCCGATCGACGACTACGGCATCATCGGCAACGACAATCGCTGTGCACTCGTCTCCCGCGACGGCTCGATCGACTGGTGTTGTTTTCCCCACCTCGAGTCGCCCAGCGTCTTCGCGGCGATCCTCGACGCGGACGACGGCGGGCGCTTCGCCGTGTCTCCCACAGACGAGTACGACGCGAGTCACGCCTACCTCGAGGAAACGAACGTCCTCGAGACGACGTTCGAAACCGACTCGGGTCGGGTAACGATGACCGACTTCATGCCCGTGACCGACGGCCCGCAACCGTACGAGGGGTTCCAGCAGTCGGTGTACCGCAAACTCGAGGGAACGTCGGGGTCGGTTTCACTCGACGTCCGATTCGAACCACAATTCGACTACGGCCGTGAATCGACTGCGGTGAAGACGGCGGGTCGAGACGAACTCGTCGCGAGCGCCGCGGGCGAACACCTGCACCTGCACCTCCCCGAGGACGTCTCCGCCGAGTGTGCGGCGGGGCAGGCGACGACGACGCTGTCGGTCGAGGAGGGAGAGACGGCGTGGCTCTGCCTGCAGTACGAACACTCACAACGCCTCCCGCACGCTGAGCGCGAGGAGCTGCTCTCGGAGACGGTCGCCTACTGGCGGGACTGGCTCGAGACGTGCGCGCAGTCGGCGGGCGACTTCTTCTCGTTCGAGGAGGGGTGGCGGGACGCGCTCGTCCGCTCGACGCTCGTCCTCAAGTTGCTCATCCACGAGGAGACGGGGGCGATCCCCGCCGCGGCGACGACCTCGTTGCCCGAAGAGCTCGGCGGGGAGCTCAACTGGGACTACCGCTACAACTGGATCCGGGACGCCAAATTCACCGTCCAGGCGCTGTACAACGTCGGGCAAGCCGAAGAAGCCGAACGCTACTTCGACTGGTTCCGGGAGATCGGCCACGAAGAACCCGCGGAGATCCAGCCGCTGTACGGCCTCCACAGCGAGACGAACATCGGCGAGGAGTTCCTCGAGCACCTCGCCGGCTACCGGGACTCACAGCCGGTGCGGATCGGCAACGCGGCCGCGAAACAGGAACAGCTCGACGTCTACGGAACGATCGTCCAGGGGATCTACGAGACGGTCCGCTACGAGGACGGACTCTCGACGTACGACTGGGAGTCGATCCACGCCCTCGCCGACTACGTCTGTGCCCACTGGGACGAACGCGACGCGGGCATCTGGGAGTTCCGGGACGACCCGCGCCACTACGTCCACTCGAAGCTCCTGTGCTGGGTCGCCCTCGATCGCGCGATCCAGCTCGCCGAGGAGTACGACCGCGATGGGCCGCTCGAGCGCTGGGAGCGCGAGCGCGAAGCGATCAGAGCGGAACTCCTCGAGCGCGGCTACGAGGAGTCGATCGGCAGTTTCGTCCAGCACTACGACACCGAGGAGGCACTGGACGCGACGGCGCTGCTGATCCCGCTGTATGACTTCCTGCCGCCCGACGACGAGCGCGTCCAGTCGACGATCGATACCGTGCGCTCCGAGCTGACGACCGACGAGGGCCTCGTCTACCGGTTCGCCAACAGCGAAGCCCGCCCACGCGAGCCGGGCGGCTTTCTGCTCTGCTCGTTCTGGCTGGTCGACGCGCTCGTCGTCTCCGGACGGCTCGAAGAGGCCGAGGAGCTCTTCGAGAGCGTCCTCGAGTTCACGTCGCCGCTCGGCTTGCTCTCTGAGATGGGCCGGCCGGACGGGACGCTCCTGGGGAACTACCCCCAGGCGTTCAGCCACATCGGCTTGCTCAACAGTGCGCTCTACCTCGCGAGCGCGACTGACGACGCGCAGACCCTCCGCGTCGAGGCACTCGGCGACGGTGCCCAGGCGCCGCTGTTCAGGCGACACGACTCCTGA